One Qiania dongpingensis genomic window carries:
- a CDS encoding SpoIID/LytB domain-containing protein: protein MTDRKKGKRGLLWLTALMLICLGGLAAWLFFKGRNGTDCVTRALAARQTALAIADGEEINAAGIQNFSQDDAENWYVPYAEYLYGQGIWDAEQIPADRKAMGGALNCQELLYMAEWLQLPEKITFSNGASGKDPVSKEDWSHFYELLLGKYDTAGAVIEQEILLIGTPNNLEDAGSWEARTDKGVLNFQGLSLDSMVDMRLKVRTKGAELLQVEEVVSEEITYENVWLDSYGSGELKVYLYGTWRKFQVGSIEKECSGMTGDIMLKKGKVTEVALKKETIRGKLLAAGDGEMEIEGYGKVPLADTFHAYRTYGGFAELSAGDLMIGYDQAEFVVAEGKICAALIGKSVTAENIRVLLTDAKIGSIFHETAAFTSDKAFTVTYNEGEASERHEAGESVEINKDSPYFSKGRVHITPDDGGKIGFTSFSRKYGAPWYEGTIELAVSEEGILIINEVDLETYLCYVVPSEMPESYGLEALKAQAVCARSYACRQIEGSAYSTYGAHVDDSTTFQVYNNTETDDLTRQAVEETYGEVLTYGGSLVTTYYYATSCGFGNDMQVWGSDQTKYPYLKSIYMADGAAPDLSSEEAFRAYLENREGGNLESGAPWYRWETTISTEKMTARMDKFLKDYAKSHEELVLFRQGDGSFAAADGGNGPDSIGNVTGMKVEERNQSGFVNRLLIEGTEGAVRIERPGTVRALLGDTEHVYTRLDGSTSTGKTILPSASVWMEEIKDGEALSGWKLRGGGYGHGVGMSQTAASTLAGQGKSCVEILQYFYPGTEIFQEY, encoded by the coding sequence ATGACCGATCGAAAAAAAGGAAAAAGAGGGCTGTTATGGCTGACTGCCCTGATGCTGATTTGTCTGGGAGGATTGGCAGCCTGGCTTTTTTTTAAGGGAAGAAATGGGACAGACTGTGTCACGCGGGCATTGGCTGCCAGACAGACTGCGCTGGCGATCGCAGACGGAGAGGAAATAAATGCGGCCGGGATTCAGAATTTTTCTCAGGATGACGCTGAAAACTGGTATGTGCCTTACGCAGAATATCTGTACGGACAGGGGATATGGGATGCCGAACAGATTCCGGCGGACAGAAAAGCCATGGGAGGAGCTTTAAACTGCCAGGAGCTTCTTTATATGGCAGAATGGCTGCAGCTTCCAGAAAAAATTACATTTTCTAACGGCGCTTCCGGAAAAGATCCGGTATCGAAAGAGGACTGGTCACATTTCTATGAGCTTCTACTGGGAAAATACGATACGGCAGGGGCTGTAATCGAACAGGAGATATTATTGATCGGGACGCCGAATAATCTGGAGGACGCCGGTTCCTGGGAAGCCCGAACCGATAAAGGGGTATTAAATTTTCAGGGGCTGTCTTTGGACTCGATGGTGGATATGCGCCTAAAAGTGAGGACGAAAGGAGCAGAACTGCTGCAGGTGGAGGAAGTGGTATCGGAAGAGATTACATATGAAAACGTATGGCTGGACTCCTACGGATCCGGAGAACTTAAAGTCTATTTGTACGGGACCTGGAGAAAGTTCCAGGTGGGAAGCATAGAGAAGGAATGCAGCGGGATGACGGGGGACATCATGCTGAAAAAAGGAAAAGTAACAGAAGTGGCCCTGAAAAAGGAAACCATAAGAGGCAAGCTTTTAGCGGCAGGAGACGGTGAGATGGAAATCGAGGGATACGGCAAGGTTCCTTTGGCAGATACCTTTCATGCTTATCGGACTTATGGGGGATTTGCGGAGCTGTCGGCAGGGGATCTGATGATCGGATATGACCAGGCGGAATTCGTGGTGGCGGAAGGAAAGATATGCGCGGCTCTGATAGGAAAGAGCGTTACGGCGGAGAACATACGGGTACTCCTGACCGACGCTAAGATTGGATCCATATTTCATGAGACAGCGGCGTTCACTTCTGATAAAGCATTTACAGTAACTTACAATGAAGGAGAAGCTTCGGAACGCCATGAAGCGGGGGAAAGTGTGGAAATAAACAAGGACAGCCCATATTTTTCCAAGGGAAGAGTCCATATTACTCCGGATGATGGCGGAAAGATTGGATTTACCTCTTTTTCCAGAAAATATGGCGCGCCTTGGTATGAAGGGACCATAGAACTGGCCGTATCCGAGGAAGGGATACTCATCATCAATGAAGTGGATCTGGAAACGTATCTCTGCTACGTGGTACCCAGCGAAATGCCGGAGAGCTATGGGCTGGAGGCTCTGAAAGCACAGGCTGTCTGTGCCAGGAGCTATGCCTGCAGACAGATTGAAGGCAGCGCGTACAGTACTTACGGCGCCCATGTGGACGACAGTACGACCTTTCAGGTGTATAACAACACCGAGACCGACGATCTTACGAGACAGGCGGTGGAGGAGACCTATGGAGAAGTCCTCACCTATGGGGGAAGCCTGGTGACCACTTATTATTATGCCACGTCCTGCGGCTTTGGAAATGACATGCAGGTGTGGGGCAGCGACCAGACGAAATATCCATATTTGAAGAGTATTTATATGGCGGATGGAGCAGCGCCGGACTTATCATCGGAAGAAGCTTTCCGGGCTTATCTGGAGAACAGAGAAGGGGGAAACCTGGAGAGCGGCGCGCCGTGGTACCGGTGGGAAACGACGATATCCACTGAGAAAATGACGGCGCGAATGGATAAGTTTCTGAAAGACTATGCGAAAAGCCACGAGGAGCTTGTGCTTTTCCGGCAGGGAGACGGAAGCTTTGCGGCGGCGGACGGAGGAAATGGGCCGGACAGTATAGGGAATGTCACCGGAATGAAAGTGGAGGAAAGAAATCAGAGCGGATTTGTCAACCGGCTGCTGATCGAAGGGACGGAAGGAGCTGTCCGGATCGAACGGCCGGGAACAGTCAGAGCTCTTCTGGGAGACACGGAGCATGTCTATACAAGACTGGACGGCAGCACCTCCACCGGCAAGACCATCCTTCCAAGCGCCAGCGTATGGATGGAAGAAATCAAAGACGGAGAAGCCTTGAGCGGCTGGAAGCTCAGAGGAGGGGGATACGGACATGGAGTGGGAATGAGCCAAACCGCGGCCAGTACACTTGCAGGCCAGGGAAAATCCTGCGTGGAGATTCTTCAGTATTTTTATCCTGGAACTGAAATATTTCAGGAGTATTAA
- the cdd gene encoding cytidine deaminase, which translates to MQKNHGKGKMKGMEQKGIKPEKLRSLIGRAMEQLALSYAPYSHFHVAAALLCEDGAVFTGCNIENASYSATNCAERTAFFKAVSEGRRSFSCIVIAGGRDGKTVEYCPPCGVCRQVMREFCDPSKFQVVLARSLEDYKVFLLEELLPESFGPDTL; encoded by the coding sequence TTGCAGAAGAATCATGGGAAAGGAAAAATGAAGGGTATGGAACAGAAGGGGATCAAACCAGAGAAGCTCCGGAGTTTGATTGGACGAGCGATGGAGCAGCTGGCCTTATCTTATGCACCGTATTCCCACTTTCATGTGGCGGCGGCTCTTCTGTGTGAAGACGGGGCGGTATTTACCGGCTGCAATATTGAGAATGCTTCCTATTCCGCGACAAACTGCGCGGAGAGGACGGCCTTCTTTAAAGCGGTGAGCGAAGGAAGAAGATCGTTTTCCTGTATTGTCATAGCAGGAGGCCGGGATGGTAAGACAGTGGAGTACTGCCCTCCCTGCGGAGTCTGCCGTCAGGTGATGCGGGAATTCTGTGATCCTTCCAAATTCCAAGTGGTCCTGGCCAGATCTTTGGAGGATTATAAGGTGTTTTTGCTGGAGGAACTTCTGCCGGAAAGCTTCGGTCCCGACACCCTCTAA
- a CDS encoding 6-phosphofructokinase, whose translation MSKKNVIVGQSGGPTSVINSSLYGVVTGFLGSEKIDKIYGMVNGIEGFLAGKTTVLSDLSKDELEILQTTPASYLKSCRFKLPEDLNDPVYPTLLKKFEEMNIGYFFYIGGNDSMDTVSKLSRYGEKAGTDIIFMGVPKTIDNDLIVTDHTPGYGSAAKYVATTVRECALDAGVYAAPCVTVVEIMGRHAGWLTAASVLARKFEGDAPHLIYLPETAFDMDQCLADVKKCLEKTSNVVVCISEGIADKDGKFICEYAGADGAVDSFGHKKLTGSGKYLSEVINEKLGVKVRSLEFGIIQRCGASLASATDIEEAAMAGSVAAKAALEGKTGMMVAFIREPGEEYKITYQLTDVNEVCNKEKPFPAEWITDNGTNIGEGYVKYALPLIQGASPVKLVNGLPAFLDLATTLK comes from the coding sequence ATGAGCAAAAAAAATGTCATTGTCGGACAGTCCGGCGGCCCTACTTCCGTAATCAACAGCAGCCTTTACGGCGTGGTTACCGGATTCCTGGGCTCTGAGAAGATTGACAAGATTTACGGTATGGTAAATGGCATCGAGGGTTTCCTGGCTGGAAAGACTACGGTCCTTTCCGACCTTTCAAAGGACGAGCTGGAGATTTTACAGACGACTCCCGCTTCTTATCTGAAATCCTGCCGTTTTAAGCTGCCGGAAGATTTAAACGACCCGGTATATCCTACTCTTCTGAAAAAATTTGAAGAAATGAACATTGGTTACTTTTTCTATATCGGCGGCAACGATTCCATGGACACCGTGTCCAAACTCTCCCGTTATGGCGAGAAGGCCGGCACTGATATCATCTTCATGGGTGTTCCCAAGACCATTGACAACGACCTGATCGTGACGGACCATACGCCCGGATACGGCAGCGCCGCAAAATATGTGGCAACCACAGTCCGTGAATGTGCATTGGATGCCGGCGTTTATGCCGCTCCCTGTGTAACTGTCGTTGAAATCATGGGCAGGCATGCCGGCTGGCTGACCGCCGCATCTGTCCTGGCAAGGAAATTTGAGGGAGACGCCCCTCATCTGATCTATCTGCCGGAAACCGCATTTGATATGGACCAGTGCCTGGCTGACGTGAAAAAGTGCCTGGAGAAAACAAGCAATGTTGTCGTCTGCATTTCAGAAGGCATTGCCGACAAAGACGGCAAATTCATCTGTGAATACGCCGGCGCCGACGGCGCTGTAGACAGCTTCGGTCATAAGAAGCTGACCGGCAGCGGCAAATATTTATCCGAAGTCATCAATGAAAAGCTCGGCGTAAAGGTTCGTTCCCTGGAATTTGGCATCATCCAAAGATGCGGCGCTTCTTTGGCTTCTGCCACAGATATCGAAGAAGCCGCCATGGCCGGTTCCGTAGCCGCAAAGGCCGCACTGGAAGGAAAGACCGGTATGATGGTCGCTTTCATCAGAGAACCTGGGGAAGAATATAAGATCACTTATCAGCTGACAGACGTCAACGAAGTGTGCAACAAAGAAAAGCCCTTCCCGGCTGAATGGATCACCGACAACGGCACCAACATCGGAGAAGGCTATGTAAAATATGCACTTCCCCTGATTCAGGGCGCATCTCCTGTGAAGCTGGTAAATGGCCTTCCTGCATTTTTAGATCTTGCCACCACCCTGAAATAA
- a CDS encoding MATE family efflux transporter, with protein MKRTETNEDVFEKLPVPSALRVMVVPTIISQIIVLIYNMADTFYVGRTNNPYMVAGTSLILPIFNITLCLASLAGVGGGALISRLLGKGMDAEAKKVSAFSLYLSIFVAALFSVMTAIFMRPLLNILGAGENTFQYARQYAVCVIVLGGIPTVLSNVMSNLIRSTGRSKEAGIGIALGGLLNIVLDPLFMFVFLPNGYEVLGVGIATCLSNSIACIYFLVVLFRIREHSVVTFSLKSGMPKKENVVAVFAVGIPSAVASLLFDLDYVVVDRLMVSYSDLALASIGIVLKVERLPLNVGIGICQGMMPLVAYNFAAKNQKRMDDVIRISRKMGLLIAGMCIVLYELFAVYLVRFFISDARTIEMAAQFLRIRVLATPLMFLCFYTVYLFQAFGMGNKALFLGMMRWVVFNIPMLFFLNAVFGMFGIVWSQVTADTLSVLLSFYIYQRYRPRFL; from the coding sequence TTGAAACGGACAGAAACAAATGAAGACGTATTTGAAAAGCTGCCTGTCCCATCAGCGCTGAGAGTAATGGTTGTTCCTACGATCATAAGCCAGATTATTGTGCTGATATATAATATGGCAGACACATTTTATGTGGGAAGAACAAACAACCCCTATATGGTAGCGGGGACCTCTTTGATCCTCCCCATTTTTAATATTACGCTGTGCCTTGCAAGCCTTGCGGGAGTTGGCGGAGGGGCACTGATTTCAAGACTGCTCGGGAAGGGCATGGATGCTGAAGCGAAAAAGGTCAGCGCCTTTTCCCTTTATCTCTCCATATTTGTGGCGGCATTATTCTCAGTGATGACGGCAATATTTATGAGGCCGTTACTGAATATACTCGGCGCAGGAGAAAATACGTTTCAGTATGCCAGACAGTACGCTGTCTGTGTTATTGTTCTAGGCGGTATTCCGACGGTTTTGTCAAATGTGATGTCCAACTTAATACGCAGCACCGGCCGGTCAAAGGAAGCCGGTATAGGAATCGCCTTAGGGGGGCTTTTAAACATTGTGTTAGATCCTCTCTTTATGTTTGTCTTCTTGCCAAATGGATATGAAGTGCTTGGAGTCGGCATTGCGACCTGTCTTTCCAACAGCATTGCCTGCATTTACTTCTTGGTGGTGCTGTTTCGGATCAGGGAACACTCTGTCGTTACATTCAGCCTGAAATCCGGGATGCCAAAAAAGGAGAATGTCGTCGCGGTCTTTGCCGTGGGGATTCCTTCTGCCGTCGCGTCATTGTTATTTGATCTGGATTATGTTGTGGTAGACCGTTTGATGGTCTCCTACAGCGACCTGGCTCTGGCATCCATAGGAATCGTCCTTAAAGTGGAAAGACTGCCCTTGAATGTTGGAATCGGGATCTGTCAGGGTATGATGCCTCTTGTGGCATACAACTTTGCGGCGAAGAACCAGAAGCGCATGGATGATGTCATCCGTATTTCCCGAAAAATGGGGCTTTTGATAGCGGGGATGTGTATTGTCTTATACGAGCTATTCGCTGTTTATCTGGTGAGGTTCTTTATATCGGATGCCCGGACGATTGAAATGGCCGCGCAGTTTCTCAGGATAAGAGTGCTGGCCACACCGCTCATGTTTTTATGTTTTTATACCGTGTATCTTTTTCAGGCATTCGGTATGGGAAATAAGGCCTTATTTTTGGGGATGATGCGATGGGTGGTTTTTAATATTCCCATGCTTTTTTTCTTAAATGCTGTGTTCGGCATGTTCGGAATCGTATGGTCCCAGGTGACGGCAGACACACTTTCTGTGCTCTTGTCTTTTTATATATATCAACGATACAGGCCGCGTTTTTTATAA
- a CDS encoding sensor domain-containing diguanylate cyclase, translating into MGKTAPSDQRRNGIKQIYFVLIIAVIVIFIWLTAVISQTSGLPSVSPEVSANQFQQGWYYLSGGEKHAVEAFPAQVSYEGGEGVFYNVLPETGEGQSLMFSNDYQSVQVYVGETCIYDYGYENLPPLGNLLGNIKCFVPMKEEYSGEEISIHLKMNYWEEKAAIKSVYLDNTSDLIFQMLKSQAGLVLCLILMLLFCVALFACFVWARYKKITEESGVFLNLGLFVFLSAVWIWTDSSLPQLVFKSGIALCVTSFFSFMLLPVPMIGFVEKICAGKTRMFRSFQLMCLLNCAVQSIFYAAGIADYPQMLPVTHLLLAAVIIFIICYLIYDVRNHASYYAKGMLVAIGALTLFSFAALLNFYISRRLDNSLFFRMGFLLFILILGYMSVKMLLSYQEVRTQAAVYQKLAYTDLMTQVNNRSSFEEFIDGLNAEVRSEKNLTFIMLDLNGLKQTNDKYGHKAGDRLLQSAADCIKSAFGEAGTIYRIGGDEFFVAVTREDVNVEERLSYMDERIAEYNRRHSEDPFCLSIARGTASEKEYPDCGIDGLWKKADENMYREKAAFHSSR; encoded by the coding sequence ATGGGAAAAACAGCCCCCAGTGACCAGCGCCGGAATGGCATAAAACAGATATATTTCGTTTTGATCATAGCTGTAATTGTGATATTCATATGGCTGACAGCCGTGATCAGCCAGACATCAGGACTTCCGTCGGTTTCGCCGGAGGTTTCGGCGAATCAATTTCAGCAGGGATGGTATTATCTGAGCGGAGGAGAAAAACATGCGGTAGAAGCGTTCCCGGCACAGGTTTCTTATGAAGGCGGAGAGGGAGTGTTTTATAATGTGCTTCCAGAGACGGGAGAGGGACAGAGCCTGATGTTTTCCAATGATTATCAGAGCGTTCAGGTGTATGTGGGAGAGACGTGTATTTATGACTACGGCTATGAAAATCTTCCTCCTCTGGGTAATCTGCTCGGCAATATCAAATGTTTTGTACCCATGAAAGAAGAATACAGCGGAGAAGAGATTTCCATCCATCTGAAAATGAATTATTGGGAAGAGAAAGCCGCAATTAAGTCCGTATACCTTGATAATACCAGCGATCTGATCTTCCAAATGCTGAAATCCCAGGCCGGTCTCGTGCTGTGTCTTATCCTGATGCTCCTATTTTGTGTAGCGCTGTTCGCCTGCTTTGTCTGGGCAAGATATAAGAAGATTACGGAAGAGAGCGGGGTTTTTTTGAATCTTGGCTTGTTTGTGTTCTTGTCTGCCGTTTGGATCTGGACGGATTCGTCTCTGCCTCAGCTTGTGTTTAAGAGCGGCATCGCTTTGTGCGTGACTTCGTTTTTCAGCTTTATGCTTCTTCCTGTGCCGATGATAGGCTTTGTGGAGAAAATCTGCGCGGGAAAGACGCGTATGTTCAGAAGCTTCCAGCTGATGTGCCTGCTCAATTGTGCCGTGCAGAGTATTTTTTACGCGGCAGGAATAGCGGATTATCCTCAAATGCTTCCGGTGACGCATCTGTTATTGGCAGCGGTGATTATTTTTATAATCTGTTATCTGATCTATGATGTTCGGAATCACGCTTCTTATTATGCCAAGGGTATGCTCGTGGCCATTGGGGCGCTGACCTTATTCTCCTTTGCTGCTTTGTTGAACTTTTATATCAGCAGACGACTGGATAACAGTCTGTTTTTCCGAATGGGTTTTCTGTTGTTCATCTTGATACTAGGCTACATGTCGGTAAAAATGCTGCTGTCTTATCAGGAGGTCAGGACGCAGGCGGCCGTATATCAAAAACTGGCGTATACTGATCTGATGACTCAGGTGAATAACCGCAGCTCTTTTGAAGAATTTATAGACGGGTTAAATGCGGAAGTGAGATCAGAGAAGAACCTGACCTTTATCATGCTGGATCTGAACGGATTGAAGCAGACCAATGACAAATATGGGCATAAGGCGGGAGACCGGCTCCTTCAGAGCGCGGCGGATTGCATAAAATCAGCCTTTGGAGAAGCGGGGACCATATATCGTATTGGAGGCGACGAGTTTTTTGTGGCGGTCACCCGAGAGGATGTAAATGTGGAAGAACGGCTGAGCTATATGGACGAAAGGATTGCCGAGTATAACAGACGGCACTCGGAGGATCCATTCTGTTTGTCCATCGCGCGGGGGACAGCATCCGAAAAAGAATATCCGGATTGCGGTATAGACGGACTGTGGAAAAAAGCGGATGAGAACATGTACCGGGAAAAAGCAGCCTTCCACAGCAGTAGATAG
- a CDS encoding putative DNA modification/repair radical SAM protein has translation MEIGQGTMELKEKLRILSDAAKYDAACTSSGVDRPGKPGALGNASAAGICHSFASDGRCISLLKILLTNHCIYDCKYCINRRSNDVERTAFTPDEVCALTIEFYRRNYIEGLFLSSGVMKSPDHTMAQVYEVLYKLREVYQFRGYIHVKAIPGADAALIDQIGLLADRMSINLELPTAESLRSLAPHKSRQTILGPMRQIQAGIADSRLSMGQTARLERAYGAKSFSNGIFRLEEGERDGLGKRAGHAIDGRDLGAAPVLEGYDGRRGLARRERNEIRTYVPAGQSTQIIVGATPESDYHMMMVTQALYQKYDLKRVFFSAYVGINEDSALPAPGEKPPLLREHRLYQADWLLRFYGFRAEELLSEDKPNFNVFLDPKCDWAVRHLEYFPVEINLAAYELLLRVPGIGAKSARRIIQARRMGKLDFPDLKKLGVVLKRAHYFITCGGRQMYPVKLEENRITAGLISDSQKKNWQIEHQESFRQLSLFDDMKLEIPPTVEDFRKAAAGQL, from the coding sequence ATGGAAATCGGACAGGGGACGATGGAGCTAAAGGAAAAACTGAGGATTTTATCAGACGCGGCGAAGTATGACGCGGCCTGTACTTCCAGCGGTGTAGATCGGCCCGGAAAACCGGGGGCGCTGGGAAATGCATCGGCAGCCGGCATATGCCACAGCTTTGCATCGGACGGGCGCTGTATTTCGCTCCTTAAGATTCTTCTGACCAACCATTGTATTTATGACTGTAAATACTGCATCAACCGGCGGTCCAACGACGTGGAGCGCACAGCGTTCACGCCGGATGAAGTTTGTGCGCTGACGATAGAGTTTTACCGGAGAAATTATATTGAAGGGCTTTTTCTGAGCTCAGGTGTCATGAAATCTCCTGATCATACCATGGCACAGGTCTATGAAGTTTTATATAAGCTGCGGGAGGTGTACCAGTTTCGGGGATATATCCATGTGAAAGCCATTCCAGGCGCGGATGCGGCCTTGATAGACCAGATAGGCCTTTTGGCGGATCGGATGAGCATCAATCTGGAGCTTCCGACGGCGGAGAGTCTCCGTTCCCTCGCTCCTCATAAGAGCAGGCAGACGATACTGGGGCCCATGCGGCAGATTCAGGCGGGAATCGCAGATTCCAGATTGTCCATGGGCCAGACGGCCAGGCTTGAAAGGGCTTATGGAGCAAAGAGCTTTTCCAACGGCATTTTCCGGTTGGAGGAGGGAGAGAGAGACGGACTGGGCAAAAGAGCGGGCCATGCCATAGATGGGAGAGATTTGGGTGCCGCTCCTGTTTTGGAAGGATATGACGGAAGAAGAGGACTGGCTAGGCGGGAGAGAAACGAGATACGTACGTATGTCCCGGCGGGACAGAGCACACAGATCATTGTGGGCGCCACCCCGGAGAGCGATTATCACATGATGATGGTGACGCAGGCCTTGTATCAGAAATATGATCTGAAGCGAGTGTTTTTTTCTGCCTATGTGGGAATCAACGAAGACAGCGCTCTGCCCGCGCCGGGGGAAAAGCCGCCGCTCCTGCGTGAGCATCGGCTCTACCAGGCCGACTGGCTGCTCCGGTTTTATGGTTTTCGGGCAGAAGAGCTTCTGTCGGAGGACAAGCCCAATTTCAATGTTTTCCTGGATCCTAAATGTGACTGGGCAGTCCGCCATCTGGAATACTTTCCGGTGGAAATCAATCTGGCAGCTTATGAGCTGCTGCTGCGTGTGCCGGGAATTGGAGCGAAATCAGCGCGCCGCATTATACAGGCGAGAAGAATGGGAAAGCTCGATTTTCCGGATTTGAAGAAGCTGGGAGTGGTCCTTAAGCGCGCTCACTATTTTATCACCTGCGGCGGCCGGCAGATGTATCCGGTGAAACTGGAGGAAAACCGGATCACAGCCGGGCTGATCAGCGACAGTCAGAAAAAGAACTGGCAGATCGAGCACCAGGAGAGCTTTCGGCAGCTGAGCCTGTTCGATGATATGAAGCTGGAGATTCCGCCCACGGTGGAGGATTTTCGGAAAGCGGCGGCTGGGCAGCTGTAG
- the deoC gene encoding deoxyribose-phosphate aldolase: MNREEILKCVDHTLLSQTATWEEIKTICDDAVTFDTASVCIPPSYVKRVKEYVGDRMRVCTVIGFPNGYNTTAVKVFETKEALKEGADEIDMVINLGDVKDGRLDDIRDEIRAVKDACGDKILKVIVETCLLSEEEKSSLCEIVTEAGADYIKTSTGFSAAGATFADVELFSRHVGDGVKIKAAGGIGSFDDAERFIMLGASRLGTSRLVKIMKSERE; the protein is encoded by the coding sequence ATGAACAGAGAAGAAATTTTAAAATGTGTGGATCATACTCTGCTGTCTCAGACAGCGACCTGGGAGGAGATAAAGACCATTTGTGACGATGCCGTCACATTTGATACGGCATCTGTCTGTATACCTCCTTCTTATGTAAAGCGTGTTAAGGAATATGTGGGAGATCGCATGAGAGTCTGTACGGTGATCGGATTTCCGAATGGGTATAATACAACGGCGGTGAAGGTATTTGAAACAAAGGAAGCCTTGAAGGAAGGCGCCGATGAGATTGATATGGTCATAAACCTGGGCGATGTGAAGGATGGAAGACTGGACGATATAAGGGACGAGATACGGGCGGTCAAGGATGCCTGCGGAGATAAGATCCTTAAAGTGATCGTGGAGACCTGCCTTTTATCTGAGGAAGAGAAATCTTCACTCTGCGAAATCGTAACAGAGGCAGGGGCCGACTACATTAAGACGTCCACAGGATTTTCTGCGGCAGGAGCCACCTTCGCTGATGTGGAACTGTTTTCCCGTCATGTGGGAGACGGTGTGAAGATCAAAGCGGCGGGAGGAATCGGTTCTTTTGACGACGCGGAACGTTTTATCATGCTGGGGGCGAGCCGTCTGGGCACCAGCCGCCTGGTAAAGATAATGAAGAGCGAGAGGGAATGA
- a CDS encoding TIGR03915 family putative DNA repair protein gives MENRKEAMGMKGFLCEDTIEGIFTGIYDAWASGMETGHENVRLFLIRQYEPELFFEYEEVFPDADKAEKVARAIRKKISGEAFRRVYRTAMSSQPDRADAIYRFLMEGFRYKEDTLRMLQLPAVGRVFELARKVANEAHLFLEFIRFEQLKNGVLFAAIAPKSNVLTLVAPHFEDRFSGENWIIYDETRALAAVHEALKPYVLARLTEEQAGIFLDRNKENDGYTDLWKVFFNTIGIEDRKNYRCQRTMMPLWYRKHMTEFL, from the coding sequence ATGGAAAACAGAAAGGAAGCGATGGGTATGAAAGGGTTCTTATGTGAGGACACGATTGAAGGCATATTCACAGGGATATATGACGCTTGGGCTTCAGGAATGGAGACAGGGCACGAGAACGTCAGGCTGTTTCTCATAAGGCAGTATGAGCCGGAGCTGTTTTTTGAATATGAAGAAGTATTTCCTGATGCGGATAAAGCGGAGAAAGTAGCACGCGCCATCCGTAAGAAAATATCCGGTGAAGCGTTCCGCAGAGTTTACCGGACCGCTATGTCCTCTCAGCCGGACCGGGCTGATGCCATCTACCGTTTTCTGATGGAAGGGTTCCGCTATAAGGAGGATACCCTTCGGATGCTGCAGCTTCCGGCAGTCGGCCGCGTGTTTGAACTGGCCCGGAAGGTGGCAAATGAAGCGCACCTTTTTCTGGAATTCATTCGGTTTGAACAACTGAAAAACGGCGTTCTGTTTGCGGCCATCGCACCGAAGAGCAATGTGCTGACTCTGGTTGCTCCTCATTTTGAGGACCGGTTTTCAGGAGAGAATTGGATCATATACGATGAGACGAGAGCGCTGGCTGCTGTCCATGAAGCTTTGAAGCCTTATGTGCTTGCCCGCCTTACAGAGGAACAGGCGGGTATTTTTTTGGACAGGAATAAGGAAAACGACGGATACACGGATTTGTGGAAGGTGTTTTTCAATACCATTGGAATCGAGGACAGGAAAAATTACCGCTGCCAGAGGACGATGATGCCGCTGTGGTATCGGAAGCATATGACAGAATTTTTGTGA